The DNA window taacaactctggcaacaacagatgttggcaaggatgtgaagaaattgcaCTGTTGTTGGgtatgcaaactgatgcagccgctctggaaatcagtgtggagtttcttcaaaaaaattaaaaatggaacttccctatgacccaacaataacagtactaggaatttatccaaaggatacaggagtgctgattcacaggggcacatgcaccccaatgtttatagcagtgatatcaacaatagccaaattatggaaagagcccaaatgtcctccagctgatgaatggataaagaagatgtggtttggggcacttgggtggctcagttaggtaagcctctgacttcagctcaggtcatgatctcatagttcatgggtttgagccctgcatcgggctctgggttgacagctcagagcctggagcctgctttgaattctgtgtctccctctctctctctgctcctcccctgctcatagtctgtccctctctgtcttgaaaataaataaacatttaaaaaaaagatgtggtttatatatacaatgaaacactacttggcaatgagaaagaatgaaatcttgccatttgcaacaatgtggatggaactagagggtttcatgctaagtgaaataagtcggtcagaaaaggacagatatcatatgttttcactcatatgtggtatttgAGAAACTTAGGAGAAgatgatgggggaagggaaggggaaataatttcaaacagagagggaggcaaaccataatagaatcttatatacagagaacaaactgaggattgatatggaggtggaggggagaggaatatgggtgatgggcattgaggagggcacttgttgggatgaacattgGGGGTTGTatataagcgatgaatcatgggaatctactcctgaagtcaagagcacactgtatacactgtatgttagctaacttgatgatagtttatatttaaaaaaaaatttaaacctgaTTAAAATGGACAGGGGACTTGAatagactcttttccaaagaagatgtacagatggccaacagacacatgaaaatgtggGTCTcatatcagggaaatgcaaatcaaaagcacaagataCTGCCTTACAGAAGTGaaaatggctagtatcaaaaagacaagaggtaaCTACTGTTagagaggatatggagaaaagggaacccttgtgcactgcttgTAGGAATATAAGTTGGattagccactgtggaaaacagtatggaggttcctcaaactttggatatttatccaaagtagacaaaaaaaaactaattcaaaaagatatatgcacatctttgtttatcacagcattatgTCCAATAGCCAACCaagccaagtgtccatcaatagatgaatggataaaaacgaTGTGGTgtatctgtctctatctctatcacattatatatatagtggatatgtatcacacacatatataaatatataaatatataaatatatatagtatcagATATTATATGTCTGTGAATACTACTGAACCTTAAAGAAGTATGAAAATTTGTCATTTGTGACAGTGTGGATAGACTTTGACTGTATTACAATACGTGAATAAGTAAGATGGAGAAAGATAGttatcatatggtttcactcatatttggaatctAAAGACATAAGTAAACATAACAATACCAAAAAAATCATAGATACAGAATATAGctatggttaccagagaggaaggaggttAGGAAGTGTGTAAAATGGTGAAGGGGGTCATATGTATGGTGATGACTGATAACCAGACTTGGTGGTGATCACTTTGTAGTGTATATATAGATGTTGACTACAAGGTACACCTGAAACTGCTATAATGTCATCAATTTCTTGGCGTAGGGAGTCCTGGAGTATGCTGCTTGATATCTTCCAGAGACTTTGCAAGACTTCAGAAATGATGGTTATTGTGGTATGTTTGGGGTGCAGGAACTGAGTCCCTGATCTGAGCCCTTTGGGATTCCAGGACCTTAAGTTGATGAGAAGCAGAAGAGCCACCAGACTTGGGAGTTCCATGAACATTCAGAGTCCAAATAGCTGGacttcaaaatactttaaaaagagacTTTTTCCATACAAGAGTTTATGGACTAATTTCATACATATTGCATTCATATTTATGCACTACTTTACATTTCACATAGTTACATcacatagatttatttttctgttaccaTATGAAGATGGCAGGTGAGAagttaaattacatatattacagATATAAACTTTGGGCACACAGAGGGTTGCCACACTCATCCTAGCATAGCAACAATTCATCTTGAATCTCACAATGTGTGATTTGTGGAACATATATGGTTCTTACTGGCCAGAAACATGGCTTCCATTGCTTGGCCATGGTGCCCACAGTCTATACTTTTGGTGTTTCATCTTTAAAACTATCTTGAGAACCTGTTCAGAATCAAGGATAAAGTTATTATAGTTCTTAGCAGGGGGGAATATATAACTACTAATCTATCAGTGAGATTTAAATAATTAACTCATTGCCCACCCCACCCTTTTCTCCCTGGAGGCAAGAATAACTAAAGTAGATCAAACCAAGGATGAGACTTGTCTAGAGTATCTCTGAAACCCTAGTAACTGGCAAGATAGATGAGTTTCATTTCTAAAAACCTAGAAACAAAAAAACCGTTTGTGGGAATGatcttaagtatatatttttagtgaAGGATTAGTAATGCAGCATAACCTGTTGGAAAGAACTCCAAATCAGAACATACAAATTGCACCTACTGTTAACAGAAGTTATGCTTGTACTATACCCCCTGGTAAGTGCTTTATATGGATTATTTAATTTGATTCTCTCTATGTAAATGTACTCTATGAAGTAGCTACCACTATCAGTCCCATTTTATGATAAtcctgaggcttggagaggttaatttgttcaaggtcacacagtcatAAGTGGGAAGGTTGGAATTCAACCCAGATTGGTTAATGCCCATGTCCCAGGTTGTAACCATAATAAGTTGTGGCTCTGTCATgaattggttttgttgttttcctcattgtctttgtttcctcattatgcaaaggaaataatagcaTGTCTgcctcacagggctgctgtgatGATTGAGTCTGGTCAGGTATTTGaggaaatgtatgtatgtatatatttaaatatctaatttattttaattaaggtatTTTACCAGCTACCAATGTCATCTTGGGCAAATCAGTTAGCTCCCTGGCTTTGGGTAATTGCAGGGATTGGACTAGATGATCTCTAGATTCTTTCCAGCTCTAGTGACTCTTAAGTTTCCAATATTAAGGCTACAATCAAGAGAACATGATTGGACTATGGGGAAGTGGGGAATGGATCCAGAAGGGACATGGCAAAGTGGGGCATGAAATTAGCAGGGACAAAAACTCCATGACAACCATGACTCCAGAGAGCAAgtacctgggttttttttttttccctctaattgtCTTTTCTCATATTACCTTTGCTCTTAATAACATATTTAAGGGGATCGCCAGTTGTGGGCCTCTCTCTTGCACTGAGTGGACAGCCAGTTTCAAGGCCAAACAGTCCCATCTTGGAGAGCAATAGGGCACAGCTGGAAATtatctttggaaaagaaataagcagTTTTAACCTTTGGCAAGAGCTCAGTCTTTTTGGAGAATCTGAATCAAGGTAAGAGGGCAAGATTTAGCGAGAACAGTggattctgtgcttttttttttttNNNNNNNNNNNNNNNNNNNNNNNNNNNNNNNNNNNNNNNNNNNNNNNNNNNNNNNNNNNNNNNNNNNNNNNNNNNNNNNNNNNNNNNNNNNNNNNNNNNNtatttaaatttattctaaaacaaaGTTTAGCCAGatgtatttttatcatgaattagtAAACGATTTACAATTGCTTATCTTTTTTAGGAATTATGAGTTACATAAAATACTTATAGCTCTGACTGCCTTTGTTAACAGAATGTAATAAGAAAGTGAAGAGTTTTACTGCAAGTGATTGAATAGGAGATTGACTTATTTTCACAGAATCAATAGATTATTTTGGTGTATTGGAGGATGTTGTGCACAGAagttaatatttgcaaaacactttTATTCACTCTAACTCATCTtggataaaataattaagaaattatacTGGCAACACTTTAAGAGTaaacagaaagaattccaagttCCCAAAACCATGATTGAAATGACATAAGACAATTTTAGCTTTACATCCAAAAGTGGGTGAAAGAACCATTtgttcaacatgtatttattcagtTACACAAACATTAGGCTACAAGATGCTTGTCACTAAATAGTGAAACATCTCCACTGGACCATATACTGGACATGGTTTCATCAGCTCAAGAGTATTTGGTGATGGTATAACACAAAATGTGGCATCAGAAGTTTACAGCTGACTGGGAGATAACAGAAcaatacaaaatagaaataactaTAGTAATCCATCAACAATATTCTTGAGTCTAGGCTCAGAGACCATCTAATTTAGAAAGTAATTATGTGAAGAGCTCCTTGACCTTTCAGTAGtcatttgccttatttttctttcactgaggAATGATAATAGGGATGgtaattgctaacatttattgagtgcttactgtttGAAGCCTTTTGTCATTCAATCCTTGCAGCAGTCATATAAGGTAGTATTATTAGCTCTGTttatagatgaggcaactgaggcacaACTGAGGTTAATTAATAACTTGCAAAGGGTGACATGGGCAGTAGGTAAAATTCAGGAAATTCTCAAAGTCTGTTTCCTTTGTCATCTCACTTTCTCCATCattttctcttcccccctctctttctttctcattcagtgTTTATGAGTAAGAATTTGTATATCTTAATAACTCTTTCCTTATCTATAGGAGTTGTGGAAAATTTATCAAATACATAGACATTTAAGGAGGTCAATCAAAATTATAcatcattacttttttaaaacaatttttaatgtttatttttgatatagagagagacagagcatgggagggggaggggcagagagagggggagacacagaatccgaagcaggctccaggctctgagcagtcagcacagagcccaatgtggggctcgaacccatgaatgtgagatcatgacctgagccaaagttgggggcttgactgactgagccacccaggcaccccaccagtcATTGCTTTTGACTTTTATAATTCATTCACATGTTgcgtatgtgagagagagagacagagagacagagatagagatattatataaagcaaaaatgttttcttccaggaaggTAGAATCATTTCTACTCTCATTAGTAGTAAATGTGAATTCCCCATTCCCTCATTTATATTAAAGGCATTACTATATTGtcttttgttactatttttccctcatcaattatacttcaaaagTATCTTATATAGGTAAATTTTTCTGATGTAACCAACCAAGCTTTAAAATGTTAtatcatatttttctcttatagtttcaGTTTGGGTGTGTtgtatttcaagattttttctgcATACTAAGATTATATAAATGCATTACAAGAGTTTAACCTTTATACATTTAAGTACTTATGATTCATTAAAACTTGCCAATacttaaatttttgtaaaatttttatatattttgacctACTTTTTGTACGAATAGTGAGTTATCAGTGTTTatgatactttttattatttgaaagttcatttcattttaattattaatcttttttcaaaagtttcttaTCTGTTCTCATTGATTTATTCTTTCATCTCAAGGAACGACAGATCGTTTATGGAGCATAGGCCATCACTGCAATCTACTATGAATCTGTTAGTAAGCTCTAATATGATGACCATATTGATACAAAAGTATGAACTATAGCTATATAGTACTTGGTAATTGAAATTAGTTACTTTTTCTCTGTATCAAGGCCCATTATAACTTGATGCTATTTGTCAATGGATCAAGGTCAAACTCAAGCAACCTAAATAGAAACTTAATTATGTGGTTTATGTCTTCATGGCCCCAGGTGGTTTGATTTGCTTCCACATGAGGTCTGAATCTACATGTGCCTAGAGGCAATGATTCCTGACACTGGTCTATAAGTCCAGTGATGTCTCAGGAAATATCTCAAATTAACCCATACAACGTTAACGCTGTTGACATTCCGATCCATGGGTACAGTTGTCGCTCATGGTTACCTGTAAGCAATCCAGGATAATAACAGCCAACCCCTATAGAACAATTACTGTGTATAGATGTGTGCTGAGCATCCTCATGAGTTTTCTTATAAACTGCTTAGTAACCTTATAGTCCAGGGGCCCTTAATGTTCTCACTTTATTTTGAGTAAGTCAATCTTAGTGTGTTTGAGCTACTGGGACAAATTCATAAAGTGGGAGGGTATCAGACAAAATTCGTAAAGTCTGAGCCTTTAACCACAGTACCACGTTGTTTCTCATGtagtaaaatacattaaaattggaaacaaaattgGGGGTCAACAGTGAGCTTCCCTTTGGTACATTTGTACGCAGACTGCTCCAAGAGACGTGTTCCATAACTTTAGGGGCACACATGCTGTGCCTCAAGAAAATATCATCAGTGCCAAGTTACGATATAGTTTTCCAGGCCAGTTGGAAGATGACATATCAAATACATTTACATAAAAGTTTGTGAAATTATTACAAGTGGGTTAACTAACTTTTATTAAGAgtaaaagatgaaatttaaaaaatttatctagaTGGCCATCTGGAACTGAAGGGCTATTACAGTTTTAATCTGGAGGTGATGCCACTTATGCTTTTATAAAGCAGCATTTATGTAATAAATtatcaaagactttaaaaaaaactttcaatgaATGATCTCTGTAAGAATCACAGCATTTGTTGTTTTCAGTTCTCAAAGTTGAAAATATCTCTGATTTTCATGAAACTTCATGAAATAATTgagaaactaaaacattaaatCATTTCTTGATAATTTGGAATGAAAAGCTGGGATTTTCTCATCAAGACAGTGAGGCATTCTCATTCTTTCCCAGTactcagaggaggaaagaatgacACATATGAGAAATGTAATGGTGTCATTTCACCTGAGTCAGCAGAAcatttgttgttatttctctGATTTTAGAGCATGGAGCAAATGATTGGGGGAGGAAATATTACAGAGGTCACTTATTTCATCCTTTTGGGATTCTCTGATTTCCCCAGAATCCTAGCAGTGCTCTTTGTTGTATTCCTGCTAATCTACATGCTGACTCTGACTTGGAACTTGAGCCTCATCATCTTAATAAGGCTGGACTCTCACCTCcacacgcccatgtacttcttcctcagtaACCTGTCCTTCATGGATATCTGCTATGTGACCTCCACAGCCCCCAAGATGCTCTCCAACTTTTTCCAAGAGCAGCAGACTATCAGCTTTGTGGGTTGTGCTGTTCAGTACTTTGTCTTTTCAACCATGGGACTGAGTGAGTCTTGTCTCATGACTGCCATGGCTTATGACCGATATGCCGCCATTTGTAATCCTCTTCTCTATTCATCAGTCATGTCACCCACCCGCTGTTCTCAGATGGTGCTGGGGTCCTATCTGGCTGGACTCTCTGCTTCTGTATCCCAGTTGTGTGCCATACTTCAGCTTCACTTCTGTGGACCTAATGTCATCCACCACTTCTTCTGTGACATGCCTCAACTGTTAGTCCTGTCCTGCAGTGACACTTTCTTTGTACAACTCCTGACTGCTATATTAACAGTGATCTTTGGAATAATAAATTCCTTTATCATCATAATATCCTATGGCTATATTGTCATTTCCATCATGAAGATCGCTTCAGCTAAAGGCAGGTCCAAAGCTTTCAACACCTGTGCTTCTCATCTGACAGCAGTGTCCCTCTTCTATACCTCAGGCATGTTTGTCTATTTGAGTTCCAGCTCTGGCGGTTCTTCCAGCTTTGACAGATTTGCATCAGTTTTTTACACTGTGGTTATTCCCATGTTGAATCCCTTGATTTACAGTCTGAGGAACAAGGAAATCAAAGATGCCTTGAAGAGGTTACAAAGGAAGAGATGGTACTGTTGATGTCTTGTCCGGATTTGTCCTATCAGGAACCTTAACCTTCAATAATATGCACATGAATGGACTGTAACAAAAGGTTAGTTTGACACAGATAATATGCCAAAATGACTGACAGGTGACTTGATTCCACACAAACGCAATATGTTTAAGTTCTGGAGATTCATACTTTCACCCTATATGAGGAGAGGTCTCAtaatttataagtaatttttaagtatttgtaaaatcttaaagttacttatttttgctttggagATTGAGTCCTGCTGTCTCAGACCTCTGATCATAAAAGACCGACAcctgactgagacccccaggagTGTAGACAtcttgtcttcaaatattttgatgCAGCATAATCCAGACATGATGGTGATTGACATTTGTTCTGTATTTCTACCATAGTGGGAAtaaacagggagacagaatgtgcCTTTGAACACATAGCTATACAATTAGCTAGTTGTATCTCCTGGGAAGAGCAGTCTGAAGTAGCTAATGTTTGCCTAAGGCCTCTTTCAGGGCTAATCATCCAATAAGTTTGGTCACATCCCAGTCTCTACTAGCTATAATCTTGTGAAGGAGAAGATGATTTGAATCATAAGAAGATTGAAATGAAAGATATGATCCCTTCAGTACCATTTACTTAGGAGTGTGTTGGTTTACTTTCTTGCTTCTAGTGTTGAGTGGGGGTTTCTGATGGAAGATTATGTTAAAAAATCCATATCATAGACAATATCTACTTCTGATATTGTGGAACTCAAACCTCTTTCTCCCATTA is part of the Suricata suricatta isolate VVHF042 chromosome 11, meerkat_22Aug2017_6uvM2_HiC, whole genome shotgun sequence genome and encodes:
- the LOC115272146 gene encoding olfactory receptor 5AN1-like; the protein is MEQMIGGGNITEVTYFILLGFSDFPRILAVLFVVFLLIYMLTLTWNLSLIILIRLDSHLHTPMYFFLSNLSFMDICYVTSTAPKMLSNFFQEQQTISFVGCAVQYFVFSTMGLSESCLMTAMAYDRYAAICNPLLYSSVMSPTRCSQMVLGSYLAGLSASVSQLCAILQLHFCGPNVIHHFFCDMPQLLVLSCSDTFFVQLLTAILTVIFGIINSFIIIISYGYIVISIMKIASAKGRSKAFNTCASHLTAVSLFYTSGMFVYLSSSSGGSSSFDRFASVFYTVVIPMLNPLIYSLRNKEIKDALKRLQRKRWYC